One Actinosynnema pretiosum DNA segment encodes these proteins:
- a CDS encoding GntR family transcriptional regulator — MTSLRVVVDTGNGVAPWRQVHDQVIRLVSAGALVGGARLPPIRRLARDLGLAPGTIARAYRELELGGWVRTARAKGTVVVERGDDAASAERAALLDEAAERFAGVVRELGLPTGAALSAVERALLSSGGPVPG, encoded by the coding sequence GTGACGTCGCTGCGCGTGGTCGTCGACACCGGGAACGGGGTCGCGCCCTGGCGGCAGGTGCACGACCAGGTGATCCGGCTCGTCAGCGCGGGGGCGCTGGTCGGGGGCGCGCGGTTGCCGCCCATCCGGCGGCTCGCGCGTGACCTCGGGCTCGCGCCCGGCACCATCGCCCGCGCGTACCGCGAGCTCGAGCTCGGCGGGTGGGTGCGCACGGCGCGGGCCAAAGGGACGGTGGTCGTCGAGCGCGGTGACGACGCCGCCTCGGCTGAGCGGGCCGCCCTGCTGGACGAGGCGGCCGAGCGGTTCGCCGGGGTGGTGCGCGAGTTGGGGCTGCCGACCGGCGCGGCGCTCTCCGCCGTCGAACGCGCGCTGCTCTCGTCCGGGGGGCCGGTTCCGGGGTGA
- a CDS encoding SDR family NAD(P)-dependent oxidoreductase yields MSGSGLAGVGVIVTGAGSGIGRAAALLFAAEGAKVLVADLAAEAAEATGTAIREAGGVAEVVVGDLGEQAVVDRVVATAVESFGGVGVLVNNAGIMDRMNALGDVGDAEWERVIRVNLTAPFLLSRAVLPHMLAAGGGSIVNTASEASLRGSAAGAAYTASKHGVVGLTKSLAVMYRDQGIRANAIAPGGTRTGIAVQVDPEASGPKVLGRYMGNLGRVSEAEEQAAAIVFLASDAASSLNGVVLPVDNGWSAV; encoded by the coding sequence ATGAGCGGCAGTGGGCTGGCGGGCGTCGGCGTGATCGTGACCGGCGCGGGATCGGGCATCGGGCGGGCGGCGGCGCTGCTCTTCGCGGCCGAGGGCGCGAAGGTGCTGGTGGCGGACCTGGCGGCGGAGGCCGCGGAGGCCACCGGGACCGCGATCCGCGAGGCGGGCGGCGTGGCCGAGGTCGTGGTGGGCGACCTGGGCGAGCAGGCCGTGGTGGACCGGGTCGTGGCGACGGCGGTGGAGTCGTTCGGCGGCGTCGGCGTGCTGGTGAACAACGCCGGGATCATGGACCGGATGAACGCGCTCGGGGACGTGGGCGACGCCGAGTGGGAGCGCGTGATCCGGGTCAACCTGACCGCCCCGTTCCTGCTCAGCCGGGCCGTCCTGCCGCACATGCTCGCGGCGGGCGGGGGCTCGATCGTGAACACCGCGTCGGAGGCGTCGCTGCGCGGGAGCGCGGCGGGCGCGGCCTACACCGCGTCCAAGCACGGCGTCGTCGGCCTGACCAAGTCGCTGGCGGTCATGTACCGCGACCAGGGCATCCGGGCGAACGCGATCGCGCCCGGCGGCACGAGGACCGGCATCGCGGTGCAGGTTGACCCGGAGGCGTCGGGCCCTAAGGTGCTGGGGCGGTACATGGGCAACCTGGGCCGGGTGTCGGAGGCCGAGGAGCAGGCGGCGGCGATCGTGTTCCTGGCGTCGGACGCGGCGAGCAGCCTCAACGGCGTGGTCCTGCCGGTGGACAACGGCTGGTCCGCGGTCTGA
- a CDS encoding NAD(P)H-binding protein, producing MIVVTGATGQLGRLVIAALRERGAAVTAAVRDLDKAADLGVPARLADYDRPETLVAAFEGATRVLLISGTDPNRAEQHRAVVDAAAAAGVELLAYTSVLGAPTSTLGVAPDHVATEAHIRASGVPFAFLRNGWYHENYDQTARRGAETGVITGAAGNGLVASASRADYAEAAAVVLTGDGFANTAHELSGDTAWAMPELADAIAAAAGTEVVYRDLPLAEHRASLVGAGLPEPVADFVSGIDASIARGELAATPGELSALIGRPTTPLRAWVATALKRA from the coding sequence ATGATCGTCGTCACCGGAGCCACCGGTCAGCTCGGCCGCCTCGTCATCGCCGCCCTGCGGGAGCGCGGCGCCGCCGTCACCGCCGCCGTCCGCGACCTGGACAAGGCCGCCGACCTCGGCGTCCCCGCCCGCCTCGCCGACTACGACCGGCCGGAGACGCTCGTCGCCGCGTTCGAGGGGGCCACCAGGGTGCTGCTGATCTCCGGCACCGACCCGAACCGCGCCGAGCAGCACCGCGCCGTCGTGGACGCCGCCGCAGCCGCCGGGGTCGAGCTGCTCGCCTACACCTCCGTGCTGGGCGCGCCGACGAGCACGCTGGGCGTCGCGCCCGACCACGTGGCGACCGAGGCGCACATCCGCGCGTCCGGCGTGCCGTTCGCCTTCCTGCGCAACGGCTGGTACCACGAGAACTACGACCAGACCGCCCGCCGGGGCGCGGAGACCGGCGTGATCACGGGCGCGGCGGGCAACGGCCTGGTCGCGTCCGCCTCGCGCGCCGACTACGCCGAGGCCGCGGCCGTCGTGCTGACCGGCGACGGGTTCGCGAACACCGCGCACGAGCTGTCCGGCGACACCGCCTGGGCGATGCCGGAGCTGGCCGACGCGATCGCCGCCGCCGCCGGGACCGAGGTGGTCTACCGGGACCTGCCGCTGGCCGAGCACCGCGCCTCACTGGTCGGCGCCGGGCTGCCGGAACCGGTGGCGGACTTCGTGTCCGGCATCGACGCGTCCATCGCGCGCGGCGAGCTGGCCGCCACGCCCGGCGAGCTGAGCGCGCTGATCGGCCGCCCCACCACCCCGCTGCGCGCGTGGGTCGCCACCGCCCTGAAGCGGGCCTGA
- a CDS encoding SDR family NAD(P)-dependent oxidoreductase, protein MAERAEQDVPDRRGRVAVVTGGSNGIGFGVARALARKGALVVLACEHLGRARDAVARIDGRVEVLKLDLASLTSVRDAADELIGRHERVDLLVNSAGVVTAGGITEAGFTTRFGVNHLGHYAFTGLVLEWMLRVPGARVVSLAGIAHRIGRFDPADPRATGTCGGSKLATLLFTLELDRRLRGTSVSALAAHPGGVATAFFRDSTTPMRRPVAVVGRILAHGAAQGALPVLRAATDPVARGGEHYGPGGPL, encoded by the coding sequence ATGGCCGAGCGGGCGGAGCAGGACGTTCCCGACCGGCGCGGACGGGTCGCCGTGGTGACCGGGGGCAGCAACGGCATCGGGTTCGGGGTGGCGCGGGCGCTCGCGCGCAAGGGCGCGCTGGTCGTGCTCGCCTGCGAGCACCTCGGGCGGGCGCGCGACGCGGTCGCCCGCATCGACGGGCGCGTCGAGGTGCTCAAGCTCGACCTCGCCTCGCTCACGTCCGTGCGCGACGCCGCCGACGAGCTGATCGGGCGGCACGAGCGGGTCGACCTGCTGGTCAACAGCGCGGGCGTGGTCACGGCGGGTGGCATCACCGAGGCGGGGTTCACCACGCGGTTCGGGGTCAACCACCTGGGGCACTACGCGTTCACCGGACTGGTGCTGGAGTGGATGCTCCGCGTGCCGGGGGCGCGGGTGGTGTCGCTGGCCGGCATCGCCCACCGGATCGGGCGGTTCGACCCCGCCGACCCGCGCGCCACCGGGACCTGCGGCGGCTCGAAGCTCGCCACCCTGCTGTTCACCCTGGAGCTGGACCGCAGGCTGCGCGGCACCTCGGTGAGCGCGCTGGCCGCGCACCCCGGCGGGGTGGCCACCGCGTTCTTCCGCGACTCCACCACGCCCATGCGCCGCCCGGTCGCCGTGGTCGGCAGGATCCTGGCGCACGGGGCCGCGCAGGGCGCCCTGCCGGTGCTGCGCGCGGCCACCGACCCGGTCGCCAGGGGCGGCGAGCACTACGGGCCGGGCGGGCCGTTGTAG
- a CDS encoding TetR/AcrR family transcriptional regulator → MEPQVGPARGGRPPLSERRKAQTRLDIAREAVRLFEARGVAATSVEDIAEAAGISTRTFWRYCEGKEDCVRPLLTTGVDVVAAALLEWRFGEDLATVLDRAGAAAGEVMADAPATQALLRLVVDEPALRSVWLRVHHDAEDVFAAALTRSSALPPGGLHARVGAAVVNGALRAAVEHHVALRGTEGLVDAVREALRIAVSGLRG, encoded by the coding sequence GTGGAACCACAGGTGGGGCCGGCCAGGGGTGGCCGTCCGCCGCTCAGCGAGCGGCGCAAGGCGCAGACCAGACTGGACATCGCCCGCGAGGCGGTCCGGTTGTTCGAGGCGCGGGGGGTCGCCGCGACGTCGGTCGAGGACATCGCGGAGGCGGCGGGCATCTCGACGCGCACGTTCTGGCGCTACTGCGAGGGCAAGGAGGACTGCGTCCGGCCCCTGCTGACCACCGGGGTGGACGTGGTGGCCGCCGCCCTGCTGGAGTGGCGCTTCGGCGAGGACCTCGCGACCGTGCTCGACCGCGCGGGCGCGGCGGCGGGCGAGGTGATGGCCGACGCGCCCGCCACGCAGGCCCTGCTGCGACTGGTGGTGGACGAGCCCGCGCTGCGCTCGGTGTGGCTGCGGGTGCACCACGACGCGGAGGACGTGTTCGCCGCCGCGCTGACCCGCTCGTCCGCGCTGCCGCCCGGCGGGCTGCACGCGCGGGTGGGCGCGGCCGTGGTCAACGGCGCGCTGCGGGCCGCCGTGGAGCACCACGTGGCGCTGCGCGGCACGGAGGGGTTGGTCGACGCCGTCCGGGAGGCGCTGCGGATCGCGGTGTCGGGGTTGCGCGGGTAG
- a CDS encoding MarR family winged helix-turn-helix transcriptional regulator has protein sequence MPPAAPRWLDAEERQTWLALASVLIRLPSALDAQLQRDAGISHFEYQALAFLSEQPTRSLRMSELAVVTEGSLSRLSHVVKRLERQGWVTRTPDPDDGRYTLAVLTGAGWDKVVDTAPGHVEEVRRLVFDPLSGEQQRHLREIGLRVASAIEPGGPDQSCPGSRTPPHNPETQTQQGKNP, from the coding sequence ATGCCCCCCGCAGCCCCCCGCTGGCTCGACGCCGAAGAGCGGCAGACCTGGCTCGCGCTCGCCAGCGTCCTCATCCGGCTCCCCTCCGCGCTCGACGCGCAGCTCCAGCGCGACGCGGGCATCAGCCACTTCGAGTACCAGGCGCTCGCCTTCCTGTCCGAGCAGCCCACCCGCTCGCTGCGCATGAGCGAGCTCGCCGTCGTCACCGAGGGCTCCCTCTCCCGCCTCTCCCACGTCGTCAAGCGCCTGGAGCGCCAGGGCTGGGTCACCCGCACGCCCGACCCCGACGACGGCCGCTACACGCTCGCCGTGCTCACCGGCGCCGGCTGGGACAAGGTGGTCGACACCGCGCCCGGACACGTCGAGGAGGTGCGGCGACTGGTGTTCGACCCGCTCTCCGGCGAGCAGCAGCGGCACCTGCGGGAGATCGGGCTGCGGGTGGCCTCGGCCATCGAGCCCGGCGGGCCCGACCAGTCCTGCCCCGGCTCCCGAACCCCACCACACAACCCGGAAACCCAGACACAGCAAGGAAAAAACCCATGA
- a CDS encoding TetR/AcrR family transcriptional regulator has protein sequence MKTVVGRGARAAQVDSTRQQILATAERLFAEHGLYAVSNRQISASAGQGNNAAVGYHFGTKADLVRAIIAKHTEPMERLRLAMVEAVGDGAGLREWVDCLVRPVTTHLDSLGGPTWYARFGAQVMTDPAFRAIMSEEALATPGMRLVLEGLQRSLPAEVPAQARLDRAQMLRHLMVHVVAERERALAEGVVTPRGSWDDAATGLVDAITGLLLAPVTG, from the coding sequence GTGAAGACCGTGGTCGGAAGGGGTGCGCGGGCGGCGCAGGTCGACTCGACGCGCCAGCAGATCCTGGCCACGGCGGAGCGCCTGTTCGCCGAGCACGGCCTGTACGCGGTGTCCAACCGCCAGATCAGCGCGTCCGCCGGACAGGGCAACAACGCGGCGGTCGGCTACCACTTCGGGACCAAGGCCGACCTGGTGCGGGCGATCATCGCCAAGCACACCGAGCCCATGGAGCGGCTGCGGCTGGCCATGGTGGAGGCGGTCGGGGACGGCGCAGGCCTGCGGGAGTGGGTGGACTGCCTGGTCAGGCCGGTGACGACGCACCTTGACTCGCTCGGCGGGCCGACCTGGTACGCCAGGTTCGGCGCGCAGGTGATGACCGACCCGGCGTTCCGGGCGATCATGTCCGAGGAGGCGCTGGCGACGCCGGGGATGCGGCTGGTGCTGGAGGGGTTGCAGCGCAGCCTGCCTGCCGAGGTGCCCGCGCAGGCGCGGCTGGACCGGGCGCAGATGCTGCGGCACCTGATGGTGCACGTGGTCGCCGAGCGGGAGCGGGCCCTGGCGGAGGGCGTGGTGACGCCGCGCGGCAGCTGGGACGACGCGGCCACCGGGCTGGTGGACGCGATCACGGGGTTGTTGCTGGCGCCGGTCACGGGGTGA
- a CDS encoding NAD-dependent epimerase/dehydratase family protein: MRIVVTGASGNVGTALLRRLAAEPDIAVHGVARRRPAFGPAEGVAWSQVDLAEEGAEAELAEIASGADAVVHLAWKIQPGHDEQALFRTNVAGSGRVFAAAREAGVPHLVHMSSVGAYSPAVQSLRVDEEWPTNGVRTSSYSRHKAAVERQLDALDGIAVARVRPSLILQPDAAAEIHRYFLGLLVPPALFRLRLPVLPLPRRLSVQFTHADDVAEALLLVLRERFTGALNVAAEPVVGPAELAAAVGARHVPISANVLRALAKGTWKARLQPTAPGWVDLALASPLLDTARARALGWAPRHDARDVLREFVRALGEHRGESTSPPLNTKLRRGARDL; this comes from the coding sequence ATGAGGATCGTGGTCACAGGCGCTTCCGGGAACGTCGGCACCGCCCTGCTCCGCCGCCTGGCCGCCGAGCCCGACATCGCCGTGCACGGGGTGGCGCGGCGCAGGCCCGCGTTCGGCCCGGCCGAGGGGGTGGCCTGGTCCCAGGTCGACCTCGCCGAGGAGGGCGCGGAGGCCGAGCTGGCCGAGATCGCCTCCGGCGCGGACGCCGTGGTGCACCTGGCCTGGAAGATCCAGCCCGGCCACGACGAGCAGGCCCTGTTCCGCACGAACGTCGCGGGCAGCGGCCGGGTGTTCGCCGCCGCGCGCGAGGCGGGCGTGCCGCACCTGGTGCACATGTCGTCGGTGGGCGCCTACTCCCCCGCCGTGCAGTCGTTGCGGGTGGACGAGGAGTGGCCGACCAACGGGGTGCGCACCTCCTCGTACAGCAGGCACAAGGCGGCCGTGGAGCGGCAGCTGGACGCGCTCGACGGGATCGCGGTCGCCCGCGTGCGGCCGTCGCTGATCCTGCAGCCGGACGCGGCGGCCGAGATCCACCGGTACTTCCTGGGGCTGCTGGTGCCGCCCGCGCTGTTCCGCCTGCGCCTGCCCGTGCTGCCGCTGCCCCGGCGGTTGTCCGTGCAGTTCACGCACGCCGACGACGTCGCCGAGGCGCTGCTGCTGGTGCTGCGGGAGCGGTTCACCGGGGCGCTGAACGTGGCCGCGGAGCCGGTCGTGGGGCCGGCGGAGCTGGCGGCGGCGGTCGGGGCCAGGCACGTGCCGATCTCCGCGAACGTCCTGCGCGCGCTGGCCAAGGGCACCTGGAAAGCCCGGTTGCAGCCGACCGCGCCGGGGTGGGTGGACCTGGCGCTGGCGTCGCCGCTGCTGGACACCGCGCGGGCCCGCGCGCTCGGCTGGGCGCCGCGGCACGACGCGCGCGACGTGCTGCGGGAGTTCGTGCGCGCGCTGGGCGAGCACCGGGGCGAGTCGACCAGTCCGCCGCTCAACACCAAGCTGAGGCGCGGCGCCCGGGACCTGTGA
- a CDS encoding dioxygenase family protein, whose protein sequence is MPFQTPAGAYDAFLPGALESARSHRGWTPADGPLPALYLSHGAPPLFDDGPWIGQLFDWARSLPKPKAVLIVSAHWEDAPLALSAPAAGTPLVYDFGGFHPRYYRMRYDTPDATALARRVAALMPDAEPVHQHPARGLDHGAWVPLMAMLPLADVPVLQLSMPSHDPARLVELGARLAPLRQEGVLLIGSGFMTHGLRFATREMFLHNAVPTWSADFDAWAAEALGRGDVDELAAFRTRAPGMPYAHPTPDHFLPIFITLGAATDPAQRAVTAIDGYTMGFAKRSFQLG, encoded by the coding sequence ATGCCCTTCCAGACCCCCGCGGGCGCGTACGACGCGTTCCTGCCCGGCGCGCTGGAGAGCGCCCGCTCGCACCGCGGGTGGACGCCCGCGGACGGGCCGCTGCCCGCGCTGTACCTGAGCCACGGCGCGCCGCCGCTGTTCGACGACGGGCCGTGGATCGGGCAGCTGTTCGACTGGGCGCGGTCGCTGCCCAAGCCGAAGGCGGTGCTGATCGTGTCCGCGCACTGGGAGGACGCGCCGCTCGCGCTGTCCGCGCCCGCCGCCGGGACGCCGCTGGTGTACGACTTCGGCGGCTTCCACCCGCGCTACTACCGGATGCGCTACGACACCCCGGACGCGACCGCGCTGGCCCGCAGGGTCGCCGCGCTCATGCCGGACGCCGAGCCGGTGCACCAGCACCCCGCGCGCGGTCTGGACCACGGCGCGTGGGTGCCGCTGATGGCGATGCTGCCGCTGGCGGACGTGCCGGTGCTCCAGCTGTCCATGCCCAGCCACGACCCGGCGCGGCTGGTGGAGCTGGGCGCCAGGCTGGCCCCGCTGCGGCAGGAGGGCGTGCTGCTGATCGGCTCCGGGTTCATGACGCACGGACTGCGGTTCGCGACGCGGGAGATGTTCCTGCACAACGCCGTTCCCACCTGGTCGGCCGACTTCGACGCGTGGGCGGCGGAGGCGCTGGGGCGCGGCGACGTGGACGAGCTGGCGGCGTTCCGCACGCGCGCGCCGGGGATGCCGTACGCGCACCCGACGCCGGACCACTTCCTGCCGATCTTCATCACGCTGGGCGCGGCGACCGATCCGGCGCAGCGCGCGGTCACCGCGATCGACGGGTACACGATGGGCTTCGCCAAGCGCTCGTTCCAGCTGGGCTGA
- a CDS encoding STAS domain-containing protein, translating to MTITASSSSEVTVVTATGELDGAVTDRLRHRLAEAVADTPPALIIDFGGVSFCSAAVLGVLVEITAAAETADVRWAVVSDQRAVRRPTTLSGLDPVLLPMTSVPEACASLRTPVSA from the coding sequence GTGACGATCACCGCCAGCTCCAGCTCCGAGGTCACCGTGGTGACCGCGACCGGCGAGCTGGACGGCGCGGTCACCGACCGGCTGCGCCACCGCCTCGCCGAGGCCGTGGCCGACACCCCGCCCGCCCTGATCATCGACTTCGGCGGGGTGAGCTTCTGCTCGGCCGCCGTGCTCGGCGTGCTGGTGGAGATCACCGCCGCCGCCGAGACCGCCGACGTGCGGTGGGCGGTGGTCAGCGACCAGCGGGCCGTCCGCAGGCCCACGACGCTCAGCGGCCTGGACCCCGTCCTGCTGCCGATGACCAGCGTCCCGGAGGCGTGCGCGTCGCTGCGCACCCCCGTCAGCGCCTGA
- a CDS encoding DHA2 family efflux MFS transporter permease subunit, translating into MSTPPRRADQRRPDQPPPGGNRPEQPGPQRPDPQRPGPQEPDPQRWRALAVCLLAGFMTLLDVTIVNVALPSIQRDIGATTAELSWVVTGYALAFGLVLVSAGRLGDDLGRRRMFLIALALFTLTSALAGLAPDGTWLVLARLLQGVAAGLLNPQVAGFIQQLFPGKERGKAFGLFGAVVGLSTAVGPLLGGLLLQWGGGAGGWRWVFYVNLPLGALALLLGLRLLPRDRPAARGGARKPLDAVGAVLLGGAVVSLMLPLVLSEHDPATAPWWLIGVAAALVAVFVPWERAAKRRHGHPLVDFALLRTRGYSMGVALGLVYFAGFTSIFFVLTLFLQQGHGYTPLQAGLALTTYSVGGATAAAIGGRLVGRHGRVVVVVGLVLEAAGLVVVDLVLRGAPERIGLAIALPMLVAGIGNGLVIAPNQTLALHDVPPRQSGTAAGVLQTGQRIGSAIGISAAGAVFFAALGGGGWDHAITTSLLVTIGLILLALVVGLVDLVQGRRRSRAAEVEHVGSGA; encoded by the coding sequence ATGAGCACGCCCCCACGCCGCGCCGACCAGCGGCGACCGGACCAGCCGCCACCCGGCGGGAACCGCCCCGAGCAGCCCGGCCCGCAGCGGCCCGACCCGCAGCGGCCCGGCCCGCAGGAGCCCGACCCCCAGCGCTGGCGCGCGCTCGCGGTGTGCCTGCTCGCCGGGTTCATGACCCTGCTCGACGTCACCATCGTCAACGTCGCCTTGCCCTCCATCCAGCGCGACATCGGCGCCACCACCGCCGAGCTGTCCTGGGTGGTCACCGGGTACGCGCTCGCCTTCGGCCTCGTCCTGGTCTCCGCCGGTCGCCTCGGCGACGACCTGGGCCGCCGCCGGATGTTCCTGATCGCGCTCGCCCTGTTCACCCTCACCAGCGCCCTCGCGGGCCTCGCCCCGGACGGGACCTGGCTGGTGCTCGCCCGGCTGCTCCAGGGCGTCGCGGCGGGCCTGCTCAACCCGCAGGTCGCCGGGTTCATCCAGCAGCTGTTCCCCGGCAAAGAGCGGGGCAAGGCGTTCGGCCTGTTCGGCGCGGTGGTCGGGCTGTCCACGGCGGTCGGCCCGCTGCTCGGCGGCCTGCTGCTCCAGTGGGGCGGCGGCGCGGGCGGGTGGCGCTGGGTGTTCTACGTCAACCTGCCCCTCGGCGCGCTCGCCCTGCTGCTCGGCCTGCGCCTGCTGCCCCGCGACCGGCCCGCCGCGCGCGGTGGCGCCCGCAAGCCGCTGGACGCGGTCGGCGCGGTGCTGCTCGGCGGCGCGGTCGTGTCGCTGATGCTGCCGCTCGTGCTGTCCGAGCACGACCCGGCCACCGCCCCGTGGTGGCTGATCGGGGTCGCGGCGGCGCTGGTGGCGGTGTTCGTGCCGTGGGAGCGCGCGGCCAAGCGCCGCCACGGGCACCCGCTGGTGGACTTCGCGCTCCTGCGCACCCGCGGCTACTCGATGGGCGTGGCGCTCGGGCTGGTCTACTTCGCCGGGTTCACCTCGATCTTCTTCGTGCTCACCCTGTTCCTCCAGCAGGGCCATGGGTACACACCGCTGCAGGCCGGGCTCGCGCTGACCACCTACTCGGTCGGCGGCGCGACGGCCGCCGCGATCGGCGGCAGGCTCGTCGGGCGGCACGGCCGGGTCGTCGTCGTGGTCGGCCTCGTGCTGGAGGCCGCCGGGCTGGTCGTGGTCGACCTGGTGCTGCGCGGCGCGCCCGAGCGCATCGGGCTCGCGATCGCCCTGCCGATGCTCGTCGCGGGCATCGGCAACGGCCTGGTCATCGCCCCGAACCAGACCCTGGCGCTGCACGACGTGCCGCCGAGGCAGAGCGGCACCGCCGCGGGCGTGCTCCAGACCGGGCAGCGGATCGGGTCGGCGATCGGCATCTCCGCGGCGGGCGCGGTGTTCTTCGCCGCGCTGGGCGGCGGCGGGTGGGACCACGCGATCACCACGAGTCTGCTGGTGACCATCGGGCTGATCCTGCTGGCGCTCGTCGTGGGGCTGGTGGACCTGGTGCAGGGGCGCCGCCGGTCGCGCGCGGCCGAGGTCGAGCACGTGGGCTCCGGGGCCTGA
- a CDS encoding ANTAR domain-containing protein, whose amino-acid sequence MDAAVRLVSGADLASVTLRDRDGRLSTPVRTHPVAVSLDEVQYRARSGPCLDAAVPDGPGFAASDDLGAEERWPAFSRAAHHEGYDAIISTELLPTPGEGLTGALNIYSHDARGLSAADRHTALLLATHASLALAHARVTELADLQRADLARAVDSRDVIGQAKGILMTRRGIGADEAFALLRRTSQELNVKLIDLARTLTTRHDEIDRG is encoded by the coding sequence GTGGACGCCGCCGTCCGCCTGGTGAGCGGCGCCGACCTGGCCAGCGTCACCCTGCGCGACCGCGACGGCCGCCTCTCCACCCCCGTGCGCACCCACCCCGTCGCCGTGTCCCTGGACGAGGTCCAGTACCGCGCCCGGTCCGGCCCCTGCCTGGACGCCGCCGTCCCCGACGGCCCCGGTTTCGCCGCCAGCGACGACCTGGGCGCCGAGGAGCGCTGGCCCGCGTTCTCCAGGGCCGCGCACCACGAGGGCTACGACGCGATCATCTCCACCGAGCTGCTCCCCACCCCCGGCGAGGGCCTGACCGGCGCGCTCAACATCTACTCCCACGACGCCCGCGGCCTGAGCGCCGCGGACCGGCACACCGCCCTGCTGCTCGCCACGCACGCCTCGCTCGCCCTCGCGCACGCCCGCGTCACCGAGCTGGCCGACCTCCAGCGGGCCGACCTGGCGCGCGCCGTCGACAGCCGCGACGTCATCGGCCAGGCCAAGGGCATCCTGATGACCCGGCGCGGGATCGGCGCCGACGAGGCCTTCGCGCTGCTGCGCCGCACCTCCCAGGAGCTGAACGTCAAGCTCATCGACCTCGCCCGCACCCTCACCACCAGGCACGACGAGATCGATCGGGGCTGA